Proteins encoded together in one Candidatus Nitrosocaldus cavascurensis window:
- a CDS encoding TIGR00266 family protein — translation MLEVVMDRGEVITAEPGALVYMQGDVEVKTSTKIKEQGLLSRVKSTILGGESFFLNDYIANGRCMLGFAGPMIGDIEGIHVDGSYIVQSRAYLASIGNLSLDTKFQGMVKGLFGTELFMLKVDGNGLVFVNTYGSLFKKELKDGERIVVDNYHLVAMNATAEYKVVKIGGMKTLLLGGEGLGIDVTGPATLYIQSRNMLELKAELTRLLELEKYKDAQFNVGIGAGKEERDRQRWGWDMPRI, via the coding sequence ATGCTGGAGGTTGTTATGGATAGAGGAGAGGTTATAACAGCAGAGCCTGGTGCCCTAGTGTACATGCAGGGTGATGTTGAGGTTAAGACAAGCACCAAGATAAAGGAGCAGGGATTGCTAAGCAGGGTTAAGAGCACAATCCTTGGAGGGGAGTCGTTCTTCTTGAATGATTACATAGCAAATGGTAGATGTATGTTAGGCTTTGCTGGTCCAATGATAGGGGATATAGAGGGTATACATGTAGATGGTAGTTACATAGTACAGTCTAGGGCATATTTAGCATCCATAGGCAATCTCTCGCTAGATACAAAGTTCCAAGGCATGGTAAAGGGATTGTTTGGTACAGAACTCTTTATGCTCAAGGTAGATGGGAATGGATTGGTCTTCGTTAACACATATGGCAGTTTATTCAAGAAGGAGTTAAAGGATGGGGAGAGGATTGTTGTAGATAACTACCATCTAGTTGCTATGAATGCTACAGCAGAGTACAAGGTTGTGAAGATAGGAGGTATGAAGACTTTGCTACTAGGGGGAGAGGGTCTTGGCATTGATGTTACAGGACCTGCAACACTCTACATTCAGAGTAGGAATATGCTAGAATTGAAGGCTGAACTCACAAGGCTGCTAGAACTTGAAAAGTACAAGGATGCTCAATTCAATGTAGGTATAGGAGCAGGGAAGGAGGAGAGGGATAGGCAGAGATGGGGCTGGGATATGCCAAGGATATAG
- the cofE gene encoding coenzyme F420-0:L-glutamate ligase: protein MKVIGIRVKPRHERFDLFKVMVDSIRACNEHVEDDDIIVVSSKFAAMSQGRVIDMNSVVPAKDAYAISSMHNMDARMAELVLREADHIFSGVPGFLLTVKDGMLAPNAGIDRSNVMHGLSILYPVDAFRVADMLRDKFLIHEGRRVGIVIADSRLMPTRIGTSGVALAVSGFEPVKDRRGSKDLFGNVMRVTLHAIADCIASAANLVMGETDESTPVAIVRGLNVRMDQRSYDWSDLAIEYEQCIYVRGLSMHGSKLVS, encoded by the coding sequence ATGAAGGTTATAGGGATAAGGGTTAAGCCTAGGCACGAGAGGTTTGATCTCTTCAAGGTTATGGTAGATAGTATAAGAGCATGCAATGAGCATGTAGAGGATGATGATATAATAGTTGTATCTAGCAAGTTCGCTGCTATGAGCCAAGGTAGGGTTATAGATATGAACAGTGTTGTGCCAGCAAAGGATGCATATGCCATATCCTCAATGCATAACATGGATGCAAGGATGGCTGAGTTGGTGCTTAGGGAGGCTGATCATATATTCAGTGGTGTCCCAGGGTTCCTGCTAACTGTTAAGGATGGTATGCTTGCTCCAAATGCTGGGATAGATAGATCAAATGTTATGCATGGGCTATCCATACTCTACCCTGTCGATGCGTTCAGGGTAGCAGATATGCTAAGGGATAAGTTCCTCATCCATGAGGGGAGGAGAGTAGGGATAGTGATAGCAGATAGTAGGCTGATGCCAACAAGGATAGGCACATCTGGAGTAGCACTAGCAGTATCTGGATTTGAACCTGTGAAGGATAGAAGGGGTAGCAAGGATCTGTTTGGGAATGTTATGCGTGTTACACTTCATGCTATAGCAGACTGCATAGCATCTGCAGCAAACTTGGTTATGGGGGAGACTGATGAGTCTACACCAGTAGCAATAGTAAGAGGGTTAAATGTTAGGATGGATCAGAGGAGTTATGATTGGAGTGATCTTGCTATAGAGTATGAGCAGTGTATATATGTTAGAGGACTCAGCATGCATGGAAGTAAATTAGTTAGTTAG
- a CDS encoding 3-isopropylmalate dehydratase large subunit, with translation MTITEKILARASNRERVTAGDVVFASVDKVMVHDVSGPGVMMVLRELERKGKRVERVWDPDRVWIAEDHFVPAVDKIAAENIITLERMSERFGIKKHFRYGLGQYGICHTLSHEEAMVLPGEVYVGGDSHTNTTGALGCFATGMGHTDIAYVLIHGKIWFRVPETLLFRLEGHIPTYIMAKDIILKIIGDSGTDVANYKAMQFAGSAVAEMPMDERFTLTNMTTEAGAKNGIIEPDERTIAYVKERTDRPFKVLKGDDDAEYEEVFTYEVDKLEPIVAKPYSPANIAYARELNSVEIDRAYIGSCTGAKYTDLLEAARILKGRKAKVRLEVLPASQSIYMKALNDGLLSIFLEAGAVIGPPTCGACCGAHMGVLAKDEVCVSTTNRNFPGRMGHVESKTYLASPKVVAASAVTGRITDPRDVVDG, from the coding sequence ATGACCATAACTGAGAAGATACTTGCTAGAGCATCCAATAGAGAGAGGGTTACAGCAGGGGATGTTGTATTTGCAAGTGTTGATAAGGTGATGGTTCATGATGTCTCTGGTCCTGGGGTTATGATGGTGCTGAGAGAACTTGAGAGGAAGGGGAAGAGGGTAGAGAGGGTATGGGACCCTGATAGAGTCTGGATCGCAGAGGATCACTTTGTACCTGCAGTAGATAAGATAGCAGCAGAGAATATAATCACGCTAGAGAGGATGAGTGAGAGGTTTGGTATAAAGAAGCACTTCAGATATGGGTTGGGGCAGTATGGTATATGCCATACACTCTCACACGAGGAGGCCATGGTGCTACCAGGAGAGGTGTATGTTGGAGGTGACTCCCATACAAATACAACAGGTGCACTAGGATGCTTTGCTACCGGTATGGGGCATACAGATATAGCTTATGTGCTCATTCACGGCAAGATATGGTTCAGGGTACCAGAGACCCTGCTCTTTAGGCTAGAGGGCCATATCCCTACCTATATAATGGCCAAGGATATCATCCTTAAGATAATAGGTGATAGTGGTACTGATGTTGCAAACTACAAGGCTATGCAGTTTGCAGGCTCTGCAGTAGCAGAGATGCCAATGGATGAGCGCTTCACCTTGACCAATATGACTACAGAGGCTGGTGCAAAGAATGGCATAATAGAGCCAGATGAGAGGACTATAGCATACGTGAAGGAGAGAACAGATAGACCGTTCAAGGTTTTGAAGGGTGATGATGATGCAGAGTATGAGGAGGTATTCACCTACGAGGTTGATAAACTCGAGCCTATAGTTGCAAAGCCATACTCTCCAGCAAACATAGCATATGCTAGGGAGTTGAATAGCGTAGAGATAGATAGAGCGTATATAGGCTCATGTACAGGGGCAAAGTACACAGACCTGCTAGAGGCAGCAAGGATCCTCAAGGGTAGGAAGGCAAAGGTTAGGCTTGAAGTGCTACCAGCATCACAGAGCATATACATGAAGGCATTGAACGATGGTTTGCTGAGCATATTCCTTGAGGCTGGAGCAGTTATAGGTCCACCAACCTGTGGTGCATGCTGTGGTGCACACATGGGTGTATTGGCAAAGGATGAGGTATGTGTGAGTACTACCAATAGGAACTTCCCAGGCAGGATGGGCCATGTTGAGTCTAAGACGTATCTAGCATCTCCAAAGGTTGTTGCTGCATCAGCAGTAACAGGGAGGATAACAGATCCTAGAGATGTTGTTGATGGATGA
- the leuD gene encoding 3-isopropylmalate dehydratase small subunit (catalyzes the isomerization between 2-isopropylmalate and 3-isopropylmalate in leucine biosynthesis) codes for MRGRVHKYARDNIDTDVIIPGPYLKIMDHNELAKHAMEGLDREFVKKVKKGDFILAGRNFGCGSSREHAPIALSYAGISAVLALSFARIFYRNAVDGAYLLPIEIGEDAYNGIEDGDELEIDIERNEVRNISKGKVYAMKPFPPLIKRIVDAGGLFNYTPE; via the coding sequence ATGAGGGGCAGGGTGCACAAATACGCTAGGGATAACATAGATACAGATGTTATAATACCTGGGCCATACCTAAAGATAATGGACCATAACGAGCTTGCAAAGCATGCTATGGAAGGTCTTGACAGGGAGTTTGTGAAGAAGGTAAAGAAGGGAGACTTTATACTTGCTGGGAGGAACTTTGGCTGTGGTTCAAGCAGGGAGCATGCACCTATAGCATTGAGCTATGCTGGTATAAGTGCTGTCCTTGCACTATCATTTGCAAGGATATTCTATAGGAATGCTGTAGATGGTGCCTATCTTCTTCCAATAGAGATAGGTGAGGATGCATACAATGGGATAGAGGATGGTGATGAGTTGGAGATAGATATTGAGAGGAATGAGGTGAGGAATATTAGCAAGGGTAAGGTATACGCGATGAAACCATTCCCTCCTCTGATAAAGAGGATAGTAGATGCTGGAGGGCTATTCAACTATACCCCAGAATAA
- a CDS encoding AbrB/MazE/SpoVT family DNA-binding domain-containing protein, translated as MANNMDDDITRYVSDEREEEEASKGEDVEEDRGEVREGKREEREYIHTVTKLGTISIPIPLRRKYGITKGSKMKFIDGEDGIRLIPLVSLRGMFGIDKENRDVVMRMLKEILEGRRMMIT; from the coding sequence ATGGCTAATAATATGGATGATGATATAACAAGGTATGTGAGTGATGAGAGGGAAGAGGAGGAGGCTAGTAAGGGTGAAGATGTGGAAGAGGATAGAGGAGAGGTTAGAGAAGGCAAGAGAGAAGAGAGGGAGTATATACATACAGTTACCAAACTTGGTACCATATCAATACCCATCCCATTGAGGCGTAAGTATGGGATAACCAAGGGCTCAAAGATGAAGTTCATAGATGGTGAGGATGGGATAAGGCTTATACCTCTAGTATCGCTGAGAGGCATGTTTGGTATAGATAAGGAGAATAGAGATGTCGTTATGCGTATGCTTAAGGAGATACTAGAGGGTAGGAGGATGATGATAACTTGA